Proteins encoded within one genomic window of Fragaria vesca subsp. vesca linkage group LG1, FraVesHawaii_1.0, whole genome shotgun sequence:
- the LOC101301539 gene encoding uncharacterized mitochondrial protein AtMg00810-like, translating to MVCELHKAIYGLKQSPRAWYAKLSSILEEVGFQRSNADSSLFVRNGASRKLVVLIYVDDLIITGDNVQEIEVLKQALHKKFAIKDLGKLKYFLGIEMATSKKGLFLNQRKYVLDLLKEANMLGCTSARSPLDRKFKLEAEGDLLQNVSYYQRLVGKLIYLTITRPDISYSVSIISQSMHVPTKTHLSIVERIIRYLKGFVGRGLLFKNNGGTYIAGYVDADWAGNSLDRKSTTGFCTLVGGNMVT from the coding sequence ATGGTGTGCGAGCTTCATAAGGCTATTTATGGTTTGAAACAATCACCTAGGGCTTGGTATGCTAAGCTTAGTTCCATTTTGGAGGAAGTTGGTTTTCAGAGAAGCAATGCAGATTCTTCTTTGTTTGTTAGAAATGGTGCATCTAGGAAATTGGTTGTACTCATCTATGTTGATGATTTGATAATCACAGGTGATAATGTGCAAGAGATTGAAGTTCTGAAACAAGCTCTTCACAAAAAGTTTGCAATTAAAGACCTTGGAAAATTAAAATATTTTCTTGGGATTGAGATGGCTACTTCTAAAAAGGGTTTGTTTTTGAATCAAAGAAAGTATGTCCTGGATCTTCTCAAAGAAGCTAATATGCTGGGGTGTACATCAGCTCGTAGTCCCCTCGACAGAAAGTTCAAATTGGAAGCAGAAGGTGATCTACTTCAAAATGTGAGCTACTACCAAAGGTTAGTTGGAAAGCTCATCTATCTCACCATTACTAGACCTGACATTTCTTATAGTGTGAGTATTATAAGTCAGTCTATGCATGTTCCCACAAAGACACATTTGAGCATTGTGGAGCGAATTATTCGCTACTTAAAAGGGTTTGTTGGTAGAGGTTTGCTATTTAAAAATAATGGAGGAACATATATTGCTGGTTATGTTGACGCAGACTGGGCTGGGAATTCTCTAGATAGAAAAAGCACTACTGGTTTTTGTACTCTAGTTGGTGGAAACATGGTCACATGA
- the LOC101301827 gene encoding squalene monooxygenase-like — translation MVSYEYVLGGVLASLLASVYIMIIYSARKVAGTKNSDNGSIRMPQNDEEKGTDVVIVGAGVAGAALAYTLSKEGRRVHVIERDLSEPDRIVGELLQPGGYLKLIELGLEDCANESIDAQKVFGYAIYKDGRDTILSYSLENCDPDIAAGRSFHNGRFIQRMRGKAKTLPNVKLEQGTVTTLIEEKGTIKGVIYKNKAGEELRTYAPLTIVCDGCFSNLRKNLSASKVESPSCIVGFILENCDLPHANHGHVILGDPSPIVFYPISNTEIRCLVDIPGTKIPSVANGEMAKYLKTVVAPQIPPQLYNSFIAAIDKGNIRSMPNKSMAANPLPTPGALLLGDSFNMRHPLTGGGMTVALSDIVLLRDLLRPLHDLNDAPALCEYLESFYTLRKPMSSTINTLADALYKVLSASPDPARQEMREACFGYWSLGGIRICGYGPVSLLSGLNPRPSHMFLHFFAIAIYGVWRLMLPLPSPQRTWLAVRLLLYASGIIFPIIIGEGIRQTFFPATVPAYYRAPPV, via the exons ATGGTGTCCTACGAGTACGTTCTAGGTGGAGTCCTGGCTTCTCTGCTGGCCTCTGTTTACATCATGATTATTTATAGTGCTAGAAAGGTGGCGGGTACAAAAAACAGTGATAATGGGTCTATCAGGATGCCACAAAACGATGAAGAGAAAGGTACCGACGTCGTCATTGTTGGCGCTGGAGTTGCCGGTGCAGCTCTTGCTTACACTCTTTCTAAG GAAGGACGTCGCGTGCATGTCATCGAAAGAGACTTGAGTGAGCCGGACAGAATTGTTGGTGAGCTTTTGCAGCCTGGGGGTTATCTCAAATTGATCGAGCTAGGTCTTGAGG ACTGCGCAAATGAATCCATTGATGCTCAGAAGGTGTTTGGTTATGCTATCTACAAAGATGGGAGGGACACAATACTTTCTTATTCCTTGGAGAATTGCGATCCAGATATAGCAGCAGGGAGAAGTTTCCACAATGGGCGTTTCATCCAAAGAATGCGTGGAAAAGCTAAAACTCTTCCAAA TGTAAAATTGGAACAAGGGACAGTGACAACTCTAATTGAAGAAAAGGGCACCATCAAAGGAGTGATTTACAAGAACAAAGCTGGAGAGGAGTTGAGAACATATGCTCCTCTTACAATCGTGTGTGATGGCTGCTTTTCAAATCTGCGAAAAAATCTCAGCGCTTCAAAG GTTGAAAGTCCCTCATGTATTGTTGGTTTCATATTGGAGAACTGTGACCTTCCACATGCAAATCATGGTCATGTAATTTTGGGCGACCCTTCTCCTATCGTGTTTTATCCTATCAGCAACACAGAGATTCGTTGTCTGGTTGATATCCCAGGAACAAAAATTCCTTCAGTAGCTAATGGTGAAATGGCCAAGTATTTGAAAACCGTGGTGGCTCCTCAG ATTCCTCCTCAGCTCTACAATTCTTTTATAGCTGCAATTGATAAGGGAAACATTAGATCTATGCCAAACAAAAGCATGGCTGCAAATCCACTTCCCACTCCTGGAGCACTTTTATTGGGGGATTCATTCAACATGAGGCATCCTTTAACTGGAGGAGGAATGACTGTGGCTCTTTCAGACATCGTTCTTCTTCGGGATCTTCTTAGACCCTTACATGATCTCAATGATGCACCTGCCTTGTGCGAATACCTTGAATCATTCTATACATTGCGTAAG CCTATGTCATCTACCATCAACACATTAGCAGATGCCTTGTACAAGGTGTTGTCTGCGTCGCCTGATCCCGCAAGACAAGAAATGCGTGAAGCATGTTTTGGTTATTGGAGCCTTGGAGGTATACGTATCTGTGGTTATGGACCAGTTTCTCTTCTCTCTGGACTTAACCCTCGTCCATCGCACATGTTTCTCCATTTCTTTGCTATTGCTATCTATGGTGTCTGGCGCTTGATGCTTCCATTACCTTCTCCTCAACGCACATGGCTTGCGGTTAGATTGCTCTTG TATGCATCAGGGATCATATTTCCCATTATAATTGGTGAAGGAATTAGACAGACGTTCTTTCCTGCAACAGTGCCGGCATATTACAGAGCTCCTCCTGTTTAA